A single region of the Agromyces sp. Leaf222 genome encodes:
- a CDS encoding urea amidolyase associated protein UAAP1, which yields MTIDSSARMATLDSVGAARSDARARGSRSPWMPDLPAASTPNPPEGVPATELLWSETVAPGGYTHLRVARGTRIRLEDTDGDASASVVVLNALNTAERLNVADTQKIPWQAYLGAGHPLLSGDGRVLATVVEDTSGRHDALCGASGDAWNVRKFGDATPEGPTPSGHALLRMAASKHGLTRRDIPPAVSFFKGVRVAADGALDWIGSAGAAAHVDLVAELPLIVLVANAPHPLDPRSDYVAGPLRVHAWRSRPTRSDDSRHATTPERERAYLNTIAYAELAGL from the coding sequence ATGACCATCGACAGCTCGGCACGGATGGCGACCCTGGACAGCGTCGGGGCGGCACGCTCGGACGCCCGCGCCCGAGGCAGCCGCTCGCCCTGGATGCCGGACCTGCCGGCAGCCTCGACCCCGAACCCGCCGGAGGGCGTCCCGGCGACGGAGCTGCTCTGGTCGGAGACCGTCGCTCCGGGGGGCTACACGCACCTGCGTGTCGCCCGCGGCACCCGCATCCGCCTCGAGGACACCGACGGCGACGCCTCGGCGAGCGTCGTCGTGCTGAATGCACTGAACACCGCCGAACGGCTGAACGTCGCCGACACCCAGAAGATCCCGTGGCAGGCCTACCTCGGCGCGGGGCATCCGCTGCTCTCCGGCGACGGACGCGTGCTCGCGACCGTCGTCGAGGACACGTCGGGCCGCCATGACGCGCTCTGCGGCGCCTCCGGCGACGCCTGGAACGTCCGCAAGTTCGGCGACGCGACGCCCGAGGGCCCGACGCCGTCGGGCCACGCCCTCCTCCGCATGGCCGCGTCCAAGCACGGCCTCACGCGACGCGACATCCCTCCTGCCGTCTCGTTCTTCAAGGGCGTGCGGGTCGCCGCCGACGGGGCGCTCGACTGGATCGGATCGGCCGGCGCGGCCGCACACGTCGACCTGGTCGCCGAGCTGCCGCTGATCGTGCTCGTGGCGAACGCGCCGCATCCGCTCGACCCCCGCTCCGACTACGTCGCCGGCCCGTTGCGAGTGCACGCGTGGCGGAGTCGGCCGACCCGCAGCGACGACTCGCGCCACGCCACGACTCCCGAGCGAGAGCGCGCCTACCTCAACACGATCGCGTACGCCGAGCTCGCAGGCCTCTGA
- a CDS encoding urea amidolyase associated protein UAAP2 — protein MVTTTVPPRPVYAAGSVLDWSEGFVPGAVIVDEPIAPRASWSALVHAGDVFTLVDVGGNQSGDCLIFAADDTSERYSAPDTITWQGNAYVTAGTVLRSNLGDPLMTVVGNEIDRQDTIGGACSKESNTLRYGHHTAYQHACRENFLFEGAAWGLTARDLVSNLNWFMNVPVEADGSLGIVDGMSAPGRRVACRAERDVIVVISNCPQMNNPCNDFNVTPLRAILTRPERGTR, from the coding sequence ATGGTCACCACCACCGTCCCGCCTCGGCCCGTCTACGCGGCCGGCTCCGTCCTCGACTGGTCGGAGGGGTTCGTCCCCGGTGCCGTCATCGTCGACGAACCCATCGCCCCCCGCGCCTCCTGGTCGGCGCTCGTGCACGCCGGCGACGTGTTCACGCTCGTCGACGTCGGGGGCAACCAGTCCGGCGACTGCCTGATCTTCGCCGCCGACGACACATCGGAGCGGTACAGCGCACCCGACACGATCACCTGGCAGGGCAACGCGTACGTCACGGCCGGCACCGTGCTGCGCTCCAATCTCGGCGACCCGCTGATGACGGTGGTCGGCAACGAGATCGACCGGCAGGACACGATCGGTGGGGCCTGCAGCAAGGAGTCGAACACGCTGCGCTACGGACACCACACCGCGTACCAGCACGCCTGCCGCGAGAATTTCCTCTTCGAGGGCGCGGCGTGGGGGCTCACGGCCCGCGACCTCGTCTCGAACCTCAACTGGTTCATGAACGTCCCGGTCGAGGCCGACGGCTCGCTCGGCATCGTCGACGGGATGAGCGCACCCGGGCGCCGGGTCGCATGCCGCGCAGAGCGCGACGTGATCGTCGTCATCTCCAATTGCCCGCAGATGAACAACCCATGCAACGACTTCAACGTGACGCCGCTCCGCGCGATCCTCACCCGTCCGGAACGAGGCACCCGATGA
- the uca gene encoding urea carboxylase — translation MTFDTVLIANRGEIARRIIRSAKQLGLRTVAVYSDADRAAPHVREADVAVRLGPAPAAESYLRIDAILDAARATGAGAVHPGYGFLSENVEAARAVEAAGLAWIGPTPEQIETFGLKHTARDRAEAAEVPLLPGTGLLGSAEEAIAAAQRIGLPVMLKATSGGGGIGMRVCRTLDDVREGYVAVASMAARSFGSGGVFLERLVTRARHVEVQVFGDGEGRVAVFGDRDCSLQRRNQKVIEEAPAPGLGDAVRRELHDAARRLAATVAYRSAGTVEFIYDVERGEVSFLEMNTRLQVEHPVTEAVFGIDLVALMLRLARDGAASMEADLFEEQVPVGHALEARVYAEDPAKGFAPSPGLVTRAEFPEGDGVRVDSWIETGLRVTPDYDPMLAKVIVHGADRDAALDRLGEALAATRVDGIVTGLGMLRALCDDPTVRAVRHDTGTLGDPVDPDARIDVLSPGLMTTVQDLPGRVGHWKVGVPPSGPMDPVSFREANLAVGNPATAPALEITMSGPRLRFSVATVVCITGAEAAVTVDGSPVERWTPIEVPAGGVLAIGATTLGMRAYLAVQGGLDVPEYLGSASTFTLGGFGGHGGRALVAGDVLRPCEAGVVAAGGPTPSARRPRLTSEWVIGVTEGPHAAPEFFTREDIDELYRAVYEVDVQSARTGVRLRGPKPAWAREDGGEAGLHPSNIHDTAYAIGALDFTGDTPIILGPDGPSLGGFVCPAVVASGEFWKVGQLRPGDTVRFAPVRDDEAHRFQVDLEHGRPAGDGDDGVLARREPVVDGDAVLAPAVTYRRDGDANLLVEYGENELDLGLRMRVHALEQAVVARGIPGVRDITAGIRSLQIQTDPLVRRASSLLDELQHIEAELPATRELVVPSRIVHLPLSWDDPATRVAIERYMSSVRDDAPWTPWNIEFIRRVNGLATVEEVQRIVFDADYLVLGLGDVYLGAPVATPIDPRHRLVTTKYNPARTWTAENSVGIGGAYMCIYGMEGPGGYQFVGRTVQIWNTFRRGGLIDEHPWALRPFDRIRWYPVSAEELLELRAEVDAGRGEFRTEEGTFSLAEHEAFLERERESIAAFQSTQRRAFDEEKERWRDAGEFDRVYDEPTVAAAETPVPEGCIPITAPFAASVWRVDVEAGASADADDRLLVLEAMKMENEVLAPVSGQVVEVYVKPGDQVAAGQVLAAVRAGAPPAPDEPAPELVVVGANS, via the coding sequence ATGACCTTCGACACCGTCCTCATCGCCAACCGCGGCGAGATCGCGCGCCGCATCATCCGCTCGGCGAAGCAGCTGGGGCTGCGCACCGTCGCCGTCTACTCGGATGCCGACCGCGCGGCGCCCCACGTCCGCGAGGCGGACGTCGCCGTGAGGCTCGGCCCGGCGCCGGCCGCCGAGTCCTACCTGCGGATCGACGCGATCCTCGACGCGGCCCGCGCGACCGGCGCCGGCGCCGTGCACCCGGGCTACGGCTTCCTCTCCGAGAACGTGGAGGCGGCGCGAGCGGTCGAGGCGGCCGGGCTCGCCTGGATCGGGCCGACGCCCGAGCAGATCGAGACGTTCGGCCTCAAGCACACCGCGCGCGACCGTGCCGAGGCCGCCGAGGTGCCGCTGCTGCCCGGCACCGGACTGCTCGGCTCCGCGGAGGAGGCCATCGCCGCGGCGCAGCGCATCGGCCTGCCGGTCATGCTCAAGGCGACGAGCGGGGGCGGCGGCATCGGCATGCGGGTGTGCCGCACCCTCGACGACGTGCGGGAGGGGTACGTCGCGGTCGCATCGATGGCGGCGCGCAGCTTCGGCTCGGGCGGCGTCTTCCTCGAACGGCTCGTGACCCGTGCCCGGCACGTCGAGGTGCAGGTCTTCGGCGACGGCGAGGGCCGGGTCGCCGTCTTCGGCGACCGCGACTGCTCGCTGCAGCGCCGCAACCAGAAGGTGATCGAGGAGGCGCCCGCGCCCGGACTCGGCGACGCCGTTCGCCGCGAGCTGCATGACGCGGCCAGGAGGCTCGCAGCCACCGTCGCGTATCGCTCGGCGGGCACCGTGGAGTTCATCTACGACGTCGAGCGGGGCGAGGTCTCGTTCCTCGAGATGAACACCCGACTGCAGGTCGAGCACCCCGTGACGGAGGCGGTCTTCGGCATCGACCTCGTCGCCCTCATGCTGCGTCTCGCGCGCGACGGGGCCGCGTCGATGGAGGCCGACCTCTTCGAGGAGCAGGTCCCCGTCGGCCACGCGCTCGAGGCGCGCGTCTACGCGGAGGATCCCGCCAAGGGCTTCGCACCCTCGCCCGGACTGGTGACCAGGGCCGAGTTCCCCGAGGGCGACGGCGTGCGCGTCGATTCGTGGATCGAGACCGGCCTCCGGGTCACGCCCGACTACGACCCCATGCTCGCCAAGGTGATCGTGCACGGCGCCGACCGCGACGCTGCGCTCGACCGGCTCGGCGAGGCCCTCGCCGCGACCCGCGTCGACGGCATCGTGACCGGGCTCGGCATGCTCCGCGCACTCTGCGACGATCCGACGGTGCGCGCCGTGCGCCACGACACCGGCACGCTCGGCGATCCGGTCGACCCGGATGCCCGCATCGACGTGCTGTCGCCGGGCCTCATGACCACCGTGCAGGACCTGCCCGGCCGGGTCGGGCACTGGAAGGTCGGCGTGCCGCCGTCGGGGCCGATGGACCCGGTCTCCTTCCGGGAGGCGAACCTCGCAGTCGGCAATCCTGCGACGGCGCCCGCGCTGGAGATCACGATGTCGGGCCCGCGCCTCCGCTTCTCGGTCGCGACCGTCGTCTGCATCACCGGTGCCGAGGCGGCCGTCACGGTCGACGGCTCGCCCGTCGAGCGGTGGACGCCGATCGAGGTCCCCGCGGGCGGCGTGCTCGCGATCGGGGCGACGACCCTCGGCATGCGCGCGTACCTCGCGGTGCAGGGAGGACTCGACGTCCCCGAGTACCTCGGCAGCGCCTCGACCTTCACGCTCGGAGGCTTCGGCGGGCACGGCGGGCGGGCCCTCGTCGCCGGCGACGTGCTGCGGCCCTGCGAGGCCGGCGTCGTCGCGGCCGGTGGGCCGACCCCGTCGGCGCGTCGCCCGCGACTGACCAGCGAGTGGGTCATCGGCGTGACCGAGGGGCCGCACGCCGCTCCCGAGTTCTTCACTCGGGAGGACATCGACGAGCTGTACCGGGCCGTCTACGAGGTCGACGTGCAGTCGGCCCGTACCGGCGTGCGCCTGCGCGGACCGAAGCCCGCCTGGGCGCGAGAGGACGGCGGCGAGGCCGGCCTGCACCCGTCGAACATCCACGACACCGCGTACGCGATCGGTGCTCTCGACTTCACGGGCGACACCCCCATCATCCTCGGGCCGGACGGACCGAGCCTCGGCGGGTTCGTCTGCCCGGCCGTCGTCGCCAGCGGCGAGTTCTGGAAGGTCGGGCAGCTGCGACCAGGCGACACCGTGCGATTCGCACCGGTGCGCGACGACGAGGCGCATCGCTTCCAGGTCGACCTGGAGCACGGCCGCCCGGCCGGCGACGGCGACGACGGCGTGCTCGCCCGTCGCGAGCCGGTCGTCGACGGCGATGCCGTGCTCGCGCCAGCCGTGACCTACCGTCGCGACGGCGACGCGAACCTCCTCGTCGAGTACGGCGAGAACGAGCTGGACCTGGGCCTCCGCATGCGCGTCCATGCGCTGGAGCAGGCCGTCGTCGCCCGTGGCATCCCCGGGGTGCGCGACATCACGGCCGGCATCCGGTCGCTGCAGATCCAGACCGACCCGCTGGTGCGGCGCGCGTCGTCGCTGCTCGACGAGCTGCAGCACATCGAGGCCGAACTGCCCGCCACGCGGGAGCTCGTGGTGCCATCGCGGATCGTGCACCTGCCACTGTCGTGGGACGACCCCGCGACCCGCGTCGCGATCGAGCGCTACATGTCGAGCGTCCGCGACGACGCGCCGTGGACGCCGTGGAACATCGAGTTCATTCGGCGGGTGAACGGGTTGGCGACGGTCGAGGAGGTCCAGCGCATCGTCTTCGACGCGGACTACCTGGTGCTCGGCCTCGGAGACGTCTACCTCGGCGCCCCGGTCGCGACGCCCATCGACCCGCGACACCGGCTCGTGACGACCAAGTACAACCCCGCACGCACGTGGACCGCCGAGAACTCGGTCGGCATCGGCGGCGCCTACATGTGCATCTACGGCATGGAGGGCCCCGGCGGCTACCAGTTCGTCGGCCGCACCGTGCAGATCTGGAACACGTTCCGCCGTGGTGGGCTGATCGACGAGCACCCGTGGGCGCTGCGCCCGTTCGACCGGATCAGGTGGTACCCCGTGTCCGCGGAGGAACTCCTCGAGCTCCGCGCCGAGGTCGATGCGGGTCGCGGGGAGTTCCGCACCGAGGAGGGGACTTTCTCCCTCGCCGAGCACGAGGCGTTCCTCGAGCGGGAGCGCGAATCGATCGCCGCGTTCCAGTCGACGCAACGTCGCGCGTTCGACGAGGAGAAGGAGCGCTGGAGGGACGCGGGCGAGTTCGATCGGGTCTACGACGAGCCCACGGTCGCGGCAGCCGAGACGCCGGTGCCCGAGGGGTGCATCCCGATCACGGCGCCCTTCGCGGCGAGCGTGTGGCGCGTCGACGTGGAGGCGGGCGCATCGGCTGACGCCGACGATCGCCTGCTCGTGCTGGAGGCGATGAAGATGGAGAACGAGGTGCTCGCGCCGGTGTCGGGGCAGGTGGTCGAGGTCTACGTGAAGCCGGGCGACCAGGTCGCCGCAGGGCAGGTGCTCGCCGCCGTGCGCGCGGGCGCTCCGCCCGCTCCCGACGAGCCGGCGCCAGAACTCGTCGTCGTCGGAGCGAACTCGTGA
- a CDS encoding allophanate hydrolase, translating into MARVCEAYRRIASADRPEVWITLRPEEEVLQEAERIDARGAAGERLRLAGVLVAVKDNIDVEGLPTTAGSAAYAYEPEADATAVARLREAGAIVVGKTNLDQFATGLVGTRSPFGAVRNAWRPDRISGGSSSGSAVAVALGFVDLALGTDTAGSGRVPAALNGIYGVKPSVGLIPATGVVPACRSIDVVTVFGRDLGLARRAAELMEGPDGLDPLARPRPVLPGLAAVPRIAIPTSEHLEGLADGWAEEFARVVDRLARSGVEIVEVDIAPLLEAAALLYGGSFVAERTAAVGDFIREHPELVGTDLDPTVARIVLGGDACTAVEVFRDRERLERLGLEGAKRLEGTAALLTPTTTWHPTLAEVAADPVGANARMGRFTNFANLLDYASLAVPAGAVDGVPYGVMLTGPAGSDRQLAELAGLIAEAPHDLLVVGSHLEGQPLNHQLVAAGGRLRGRVRTAAEYRLHALGTVPPKPGLRRVAEGGEAIDGEVWTLSASGFGAFVAGLPQPMTIGRVTLEDGSSVAGFQAEHLALEDAVDITRFGGWRRYLEQQAQ; encoded by the coding sequence GTGGCCCGGGTATGCGAGGCGTACCGACGGATCGCCTCTGCCGACCGTCCCGAGGTGTGGATCACCCTTCGGCCCGAGGAGGAGGTCCTGCAGGAGGCCGAGCGCATCGACGCGCGTGGCGCAGCAGGCGAGCGCCTCCGGCTCGCCGGCGTCCTCGTGGCGGTCAAGGACAACATCGACGTCGAGGGCCTGCCGACGACCGCCGGCAGCGCGGCGTACGCCTACGAGCCCGAAGCGGATGCCACGGCCGTCGCCCGCCTGCGGGAGGCGGGCGCGATCGTGGTCGGCAAGACGAACCTCGACCAGTTCGCGACCGGACTCGTCGGCACCCGGAGCCCATTCGGCGCCGTGCGCAATGCCTGGCGTCCGGATCGCATCTCGGGTGGCTCCAGTTCGGGGTCGGCCGTCGCCGTGGCCCTCGGCTTCGTGGACCTGGCGCTCGGGACCGATACCGCCGGGTCCGGCCGCGTCCCCGCCGCGCTCAACGGCATCTACGGGGTGAAGCCGAGTGTCGGCCTCATCCCGGCGACCGGCGTCGTGCCCGCATGCCGGTCGATCGATGTCGTGACGGTCTTCGGGCGGGACCTCGGGCTCGCCCGTCGGGCCGCCGAGCTCATGGAGGGCCCGGACGGGCTCGACCCGCTCGCGCGACCGCGTCCAGTGCTGCCGGGACTCGCGGCGGTGCCCCGGATCGCGATCCCGACCTCCGAGCACCTCGAGGGGCTCGCCGACGGGTGGGCGGAGGAGTTCGCCCGCGTGGTCGACCGCCTCGCGCGCTCCGGCGTCGAGATCGTCGAAGTGGACATCGCGCCGCTGCTCGAGGCGGCCGCCCTGCTGTACGGCGGGTCGTTCGTCGCGGAGCGAACCGCCGCGGTCGGCGACTTCATCCGCGAGCACCCGGAACTCGTGGGCACCGACCTCGATCCAACGGTGGCGAGGATCGTGCTGGGCGGCGACGCATGCACGGCGGTCGAGGTCTTCCGCGACCGCGAGCGGCTCGAGCGCCTCGGCCTCGAGGGCGCCAAGCGGCTGGAGGGCACCGCGGCCCTGCTCACCCCGACGACCACGTGGCATCCGACGCTCGCAGAGGTCGCGGCGGATCCCGTGGGCGCCAATGCGCGCATGGGACGGTTCACGAACTTCGCGAACCTGCTCGACTACGCCTCCCTCGCGGTGCCGGCCGGAGCCGTCGACGGGGTGCCGTACGGTGTGATGCTGACCGGCCCGGCGGGATCCGATCGCCAGCTCGCCGAGCTCGCGGGCCTGATCGCAGAAGCACCGCACGACCTGCTCGTGGTCGGCTCGCACCTGGAGGGTCAGCCGCTCAACCATCAGCTCGTCGCTGCCGGCGGCCGGCTTCGGGGTCGCGTTCGCACGGCGGCCGAGTATCGCCTCCATGCCCTCGGCACCGTGCCGCCAAAGCCGGGCCTCCGCCGAGTAGCCGAGGGCGGCGAGGCGATCGACGGAGAGGTCTGGACGCTGTCGGCCTCGGGATTCGGTGCGTTCGTCGCCGGACTCCCGCAACCGATGACCATCGGACGGGTGACACTCGAGGACGGATCCTCCGTCGCGGGCTTCCAGGCCGAGCACCTCGCCCTCGAGGATGCCGTCGACATCACGAGGTTCGGCGGATGGCGCCGATACCTGGAGCAGCAGGCACAATAG
- a CDS encoding TetR/AcrR family transcriptional regulator: MASSTVGRPRITPGRPEVDPRTEILDAAASLFAERGYAGTSTRRIAERAGMRQASMYYHFAGKEEILLALLEPSVAPTLERAADCLEAADPVAALYDLARADVTTLLDEPHNIGTMYLAPEVAAEAFAPFRRARAELAGVYGALAHRIEPTQEEAFAGACCMQLVELVIPLRREGEVPDGLPERIAEACLRVAHVDEAEIARVRARE; this comes from the coding sequence ATGGCATCATCGACCGTCGGGCGGCCGCGGATCACTCCCGGCCGGCCCGAGGTCGACCCGCGCACCGAGATCCTGGATGCCGCCGCGTCGTTGTTCGCCGAGCGGGGATACGCCGGCACGAGCACGCGCCGGATCGCCGAGCGAGCGGGCATGCGGCAGGCGAGTATGTACTACCACTTCGCGGGCAAGGAGGAGATCCTGCTCGCGCTCCTCGAGCCGTCGGTCGCGCCGACCCTCGAGCGCGCGGCGGACTGCCTCGAGGCCGCGGACCCCGTGGCAGCGCTCTACGACCTCGCGCGTGCCGACGTGACCACGCTCCTCGATGAGCCTCACAACATCGGCACGATGTACCTCGCTCCGGAGGTCGCCGCGGAGGCCTTCGCACCCTTCCGTCGCGCCAGGGCCGAGCTGGCTGGGGTGTACGGCGCGCTCGCGCACCGCATCGAACCGACGCAGGAGGAGGCCTTCGCCGGCGCCTGCTGCATGCAGCTCGTCGAGCTCGTGATCCCGCTGCGCCGCGAAGGCGAGGTGCCCGACGGCCTGCCCGAGCGCATCGCCGAGGCCTGCCTGAGGGTCGCACATGTCGACGAGGCGGAGATCGCACGGGTGCGCGCCCGCGAATGA